The sequence TTAGTATTGATCTCTATTACTATATCTTCTGCTGCAATTACCTCTAAAGTAGGAGTTACTATCTCAACTATATCTTTTTTAGGTCTATATCCAAAGACCTTAATTAAATCTAAATGACCTAAGATTTGAAATAACCCAGATTGAGCTGCACCTCTTACATAGTCAAAGTACTCTTTATATAACTCTACAATCTTCCAATTATCATATTCAGCTGTATAATCTGGATGATCAAACATCCAATCACCAAGAAAGTGAATAGATCCAATAACATAATCCAGATCAAATTGCCCTAAAAATTCAGCGATTTCATCTTCCTTACCTGGAGTATAATCCATTTCGATTCCTCTTCTTACTTTTATCTGTGGATACTCCTTAGCTACCTCTGCAATCAGATCAAAATCAAACTCTTCATAATAACGATTATGATCTGTAAATCCAACTTCTGATACATCTTTTTTGACAGCAACTTCTAAGAATTCTCTAATATTTTCTTTACTAATCTTTCTATCCATATGCCCCAAAGGGTGTGTATGATAATCTACTAACATCTTCTCTCCTCCTCTTTAAGTTCAATGACAAGTAAGCAGTGACTGCTGACTAATTTATAGTCATTACTCGTCACTTGTCACTATTTTTACCTGTACTTTCCTTCTTCTAGGACCATCAAATTCAGCAAAATAGATCCCTTGCCAAGTTCCTAACAATAATCTTCCACCTTTAATAATTATCTGCTCTGAATTTCCAAAGAGACTAGCCTTTAGATGGGCTGCTGAATTACCTTCTAAATGCTGATAATTATCTTTCCAAGGTATCAATTGATCTAGCTTATGTAAAATATCCCTTTTCACAGTAGGGTCAGCATTTTCATTAATTGTTACTGCCGCAGTAGTATGGGGAATAAATACTAGACAAGTCCCCTTTTTAACTGCTGACTGGCTAACTACCTCTTCAACTTTTCTAGTAATATCTATTAATTCTCCACGCTTAGTAGTCTTTATATCTAACTCTCTAAACATTTTAATTCACTCCTTGATATATAAATTCTAACTTCAAGCAGTAATTTCCTCCATAAGTACTTTAACTTTTTAGGATTAAAAACAATGCTGCTATTAAAGCTCCACCTAAAAACAAAAGTAAATACATCATAGATAATACCTCCTAGTAAATATTAATCTTAGTATTTAGTATAAGTTATATTTTAGAATACAAACCAGAAAGATTATTTTTAGTTGACAGCTTATATAATTTAAGTATCTTTTCAAACTTTTTAATTAATACTGTATAATTTATAAATTATAATTAAAATCTTAAAACTTGATAAAATCACTATCTAAATGATAGTTCTTAGTTCAAAAGTAAGACCCAATCAGGAGTAACCTTAAAGTAATAACAAAAAAACAAAAAGAGCACTCAAATTGAGTACTCATAAATGTATTTACTTAGCTGACCTGATCTTTGCCCCCACACTCGCCCACTGGAGGGTTTGCAGTATTATCAGACCACTACTACCTCTCTCTAGTAGAATTACATTATGTAATAATCTAGGTAGGACTCACCTCTAAGCCGCACCATGATCAATAGCTTAAAAATTTTATGCTACCTTACGTGGATCGTTTTGCCTGCGACTGGCATCGACTTTCAACCACAGACCTAAGTAAATACCTTTTTCATTATACATTGTGGGGTTGAAAAAAGCAAGAGTTTTTAGGCGATAGGCACTAGGCTATAGGAGAAAGGCATACCTATTAACCCATTATTTAAAAGCATTAATAAAACCATTTAGTAATTTACCAATTAAATTTGTCTGCTTAAATAAATGATTATAAGATTTATCCTCTATATATCCTAAATCCTTAGATAGTATCAATAAGTATTTAACCTCTTCTAATGAACCACGAGAAATATAAGCAAATTTTAATAACTCCTTGTTTGTTTTTCTTCCTTTCCCTTCTACAATATTATTAGGTATAGATACAACTGCCCTTCTAAATTGATCAGTAAGACCATACCTTTCTTCCTTAGGAAAATCAGCTGTGATTTGATAAATTTCTAATACAAGTTTGTGAGCTTCTTGCCAGAGTTTTAAATTTTTAAAGTTATCCTTATAAGCTACCGAATTCATTGCAGATCCTTTCATGAATTTTTTTGATTATTATTCCATATTAAATCAATAATATACCATATGGTCTTTATTTTATCTCTTATCTCTTATCTCTTATCTCTTATCTCTTATCTCTTATCTCTTATCTCTTATCTCTTATCTCTTATCTCTTATCTCTTATCTCCTATCTCCTATCTCCTATCCTCTATCTCCCATCCTCTATCTCCTATTCTCTATCTCCTATCTCCTATCTCCTATCTCCTATCTCCTATCTCCTAACCACCTGATTTTCTTTCTCTAATTGATAAATCTCATTAACTAAGGGTTTAATTTTAGCTAATTTTTCCGAATTACTCTTAACCATTAACTTAATTTTATCTCCTTTACTTATGTTAAATTTTAATTCTATCTTTTCTATCTTATCTCTAATTTCTCTCTTCTTTAACTTAATCTCTTCTAAGTTATCTAAATCATCTTCTTTTAATAGTTTGTTCTCTTCTTCTGTTAGAGTTAATAATTCTTTATATAAATCAACTTCTTTTTCTAATTCTTTAATTTTATCTCTTTCAGACTTTAACATAATTTTCACTCCTTGAATTAAATATAGTTATAATTCATATAATAAAAAAAATTCATCCCTAATAATAGAGATGATTAATAAAAACTATTTAATTATACTAAATCTTCTCGTCAATAATTAGACCTACCATCTCTTTTATTTTACCTACCATATCCAATACTTCCTCAGGAGGTAATTCTTTAATAACTTTATGTTTATCTAAATCCATAACTTTAACCATCATTCTTTCACTCTCATCATGTAATTCAAATTTTAAATCTTTATGAACAGCTTGCACTGCATCATTTAGTTCTTTCAAACTATTCTCAACATTTTCTTTGGACTGTTTATTATTCTGGGCTTGAAATTCCTCTTTAACTTCTTGATTATTTAGTTGTTCAACTTTTTGAGATTGATTAGAATTTATAGAAACAGCAGATCTTATATTTGAACTTTCTGAAATTTTCATTCTATCTCCTCCTTTCTTTGCATCAAATATTAAGTTTATGATATTAAACTATAGCTAACTTTTATTATCTATAAAAGTAGAATGAATTCTTGCTTGTTTAGAATTATAGGATTTGTTAACCTTAGACCCTTTTCTAATTTTACCTATCTCTTTCATTAACTCATTTTTTTTATCTGCCATCAACTTTTGATTCTGTTTATCTAAATCATTTAATTCCTTAATCAAAGTTTTTATACTATTAATAGTATCTTCCAACTCTAAATCAAATAATTCTGTCTCTAAAAGTTGACTTATCCATCTCTTATCATCTAAATCTAATGCTTTTATACATGCATTCTTATAAGGTTTTAATTTTAACTCTAAATCATCTATCTTACTCATTACTTGTTCTTTGCTAGATAATATTCTTTCTAATTCTTCTAGGTCTGAATTTTTAATTAATTTTTGTTGTTTCTGACTTAAAGATAACAAATTCTGATAATAAGTTAACTCATTCTTATATATTTTAATTACTCTATCTATAATTTGTTTATCAATCACAATATATCACCTCTATTGGGCTTAATTTATTTATAAATAATTCATTAATATTTAGTTCTGTAAGCATATAGAAAATTCCTTCTTTAATAAGATAATAATATGTTTTATTTAAAAAGCCTTCTTTTCTTTCAACAAAACTTCAGCTAACTTAAAATCTATATAATTATCTATATCTATTGACTCTCTCTTATCCATAATGTAAGCAAAAGATTTTTCTTTATAAAAATCTTTAAATTTTAAAAAATATCTTACCTTGGATATATATATAGCTCCATTAACTCTATAAAAAAATGTTAAATCTTGCCGTCTCATATTTTTCGCCTCATCCAAAAAATTATCTAATGATAAATTTTCATCTAAAGTATTAGCTAATAAAGGACTATGTTCTGTCTCACAAACACTAACTACCGCATTTGCTTCTTTTTCTACTAATAACTCATAAGCTTCTTTTATATTCTGTGATGTCCTTAATGGTGACGTCGGCTGAAGAAGCATAAAGTAATTATACTCTTTTCCCAACTTTTTCATCTCACTTAATACATCTATAATTACATCAATACTGCTTGCTGCATCATTTGAAAGCTCCTTAGACCTTAAAAAAGGAGCATCGGCTCCATATTTAATTGCAATCTCTGCATATTCTCTTGAATCAGTAGAAACTATAATATCTTTAAATATTCCGCTCTTTTTAGCAGCTTCTATTGTATAGGCAATCATTGGTTTTTTATTTAGCTCTTTTATATTTTTATCTTTTAGACCCTTTGAACCACTTCTGGCAGGTATAATTGCTATTATCCTATTCATATCAAAATCACACCTCAAATTCTATATCATAAAACTTCTTCTTTAAATCTATATTTTGACTCAATAAAATATTCTCAAGTATCTTAATTATCTTTTTAGAAGTATTACCTTGACCATAAGGGTTATTTAGATTCTTTAATTTAGATTTAAATTCTTCTCTATCAATGATTTCTAAACTTTTTAGAATCTCTTTCTTTTCTGGTATACAATCTATCACAGATTCTGCTTTTATTCTGCCTTTTTGTCTATCCCCTATATTAAGTGTAGGTATCTTCAAGCTTGGAGCTTCTATAATCCCACTAGAAGAATTACCTATTAGCACTTTACTATTCTTCATTAAACTTAAATAGTATTCCAGTGCCAAAGACTTAAATGAATATGATTTATTATCATTTTTAACATATTTATCTATCTCCTTATTGATTATTCTTCCACTAGTATCAGAATTTCCTTTTATGAAAACCTTAATTAACTCTTTTTTTTCTTCTAAAGCTTCTAATAATTCTTTAATTTGATTTTCTGCTGTATTATTCTCCAAAGTTACAGGATGAAAGACTATTACTGAATACTTTTCACCCAAATCTATTTCTAACTTCTCTTCTATCTCACTTTTTGATAAAAGTTCTAAATTAAGTGTATTTTCAACACCCATAGCCCCTACATTAAATACTCTCTTAGGAGATTCTCCTAACTGTATAACCCTCTTTCTATATTCTTCTGTAGAGGTGAAATGTAAATAAGACATTTTACTCATACTATGACGAAAAGATTCATCAAAAGCACCTTCTGTAATCTCTCCCCCATGAAGGTGAGCTATAGGTATATTAGCTACTGTTGCTGCCGACATAGCTGCAAAGGTTTCATATCTGTCTCCTAATATCACTACCATATCAGGATTTAATCTCTCATAAGCTTCTGAAAAGCTTATTAAAGCTAACCCCATAGATTTAGATACACCTACAGGAGTATCTGAGCTTATTAATATCTCTAACTTTTCGTCTATCTCAAAATCATCTGCTTCTATCTGTTTATAAGTCAATCCGAATTCCGGAGATAAATGCATCCCTGTAGCTATGATTTGTAATTGCAAAAATTCTGAGTTTTTAAGTCTTTTAATAAGTGGTTTTAAAATTCCATACTCAGCTCTTGTACCTGTTACAACACATACTTTTTTCTCAATCATAGCTTAATCAACTCATCTTTTTTGAAACTCCTTTTAGCTATCTTTCCTACTATCTCTCCCCATCTCATAGGACTAATTCCATTACCAGGTCTTTTAATAGCTAAATTTTCTTCATTAAAGACATCTCCCTCTTTTATATCTCTGCTTGCAACTATACTCTTTCTGACAATAGCTTTATTCTTCATTTCTGATTTTGATGGCTTTTTTACTCCACTTCCCAAAGCTTTTTCTATATTCCTAATTGCTTCAACCATTGACTTTAACTCATCAGGTTCTAAACTAGCTCTATGGTCTGGTCCTTCCATAGTTCTATCCAAAGTAAAGTGTTTTTCTACAACCTCTGCCCCCATAGCCACTGCCGCTATAGAAACTTCTATACCCAAGGTATGATCAGAATAACCCACTTTAACTTTAAAAGCTTCTTTAATTGTATTCATAGCTTTTAAATTCACATCTTCCATTGGCGTTGGATATTCAGTATTACAATGAAGCACAGTTATATCTTTACTTCCAGCCTCTCTTAATACCTTTAAAGCAACTTCTATCTCAGATAGGTTAGCCATTCCTGTAGATATAATAACCTTATTATTTAGTTGCCCTATCCTTCTTAGATAAGGTAAATTAGTTATCTCTCCTGATGGTATCTTCCATATCTTCATACCTAGTCCATCAAGAAGTTCTATACTCTCCAAATCAAAAGCTGAAGACATGAATAAAATATCTTTTTCCTTACAATAGTCTCTTAATATCTCATATTCATCATAATCTAGCTCTAATTTTTTTATCATTTCATATTGTGTTTCATCTTTTGAAGTTGTGTCTTTTTGATAATCTGCTTTCTCCAAACTTTTAGATACTAGCTTTTCAGCTTTAAAACTTTGAAACTTAATGGCATCAGCACCAGCCCAGATAGCTTCATCTATCAATCTTTTAGCTAAATCTAGATTACCATTATGGTTTACTCCTGCTTCAGCAATAATAAACGTCTTCACCTTTACCTCTCCTTACAAGGAACTCCAAATGCTTTTTTATTATCTTCTATATCTTTTATAACAACACTGCCAGCTCCTATCATAGTTCTAGAACCGATCTTTATACCTTCTATTACACTAGCACCAATTCCAATCCAACTCCCTTGGCCTACTTTTACTCCCCCAGCTAATGTAACATTTGGAGAAATATGAACAAAATCCTCTATAATATTATCATGTTCTATTATACTACCAGTATTTATTATGCAGTGTTTCCCTATTTCCGTATAACTATTTATTACAGCATTAGCCATGACTACACTACCTTCTTTAATTTTAGCTTTATTTGCTATTGTAGCTTTGGGATGAATTGCCGTAAAATAATTGACTTTATAACTTTTAGAAATTTTCTCTCTAATCTCATTATTCCCAATTCCTATTATGAAATAAATGTCTTCTTTAGATATATCTTTTATCTTGTCAACCTTACCAATTACAGGTATATCAAAAATCTTTAATTCATTATCATCATTATACTTATCGTCTAAAAACCCTTTTAATTCTATATCCTCTTTTAGTTCTTCTTTTCTTTTCAAAATAATATCAGCTATAACCTTTGCATGCCCTCCAGAACCTATAATTATAATTTTCTTTTTAGCTTTCATCATTCCTTAAACTCTTTCAATTTCTCTATTACTTTAAATAACTGTTCTTCTGTCAGGCTTGTACTACAAGGTATATTTATTATATTATCTACATAATACCTAGCTTTTTCTACTTTATAAGCTATTTCATCTTTAAATGGTTTTTGATCACTCATAAGACCCCAAAGCGGCCTTGCTTGTATTCCTACTTCATTTAATCCACTTAATAGTTCATCTCTATCAATACCATATTTCTCTTTGTCTACTATTACAGAATAGAACCAGTAATTAGGTCTTGTTCTATTATTAAAAGGTAATAGATCTAAACCTTCTATATTAGCTATTTCTTCTTTATATAGATTATAATTTTTTATTTTAGAATTTATAAATCTTTCTATTTGATCAATCTGGCTAGTACCAAAGGCTGCTGCAACATTGGTAAGTCTATAATTGTAACCTATCTCATCATGTTTATAATATAAA is a genomic window of Orenia marismortui DSM 5156 containing:
- a CDS encoding histidinol-phosphatase HisJ family protein gives rise to the protein MLVDYHTHPLGHMDRKISKENIREFLEVAVKKDVSEVGFTDHNRYYEEFDFDLIAEVAKEYPQIKVRRGIEMDYTPGKEDEIAEFLGQFDLDYVIGSIHFLGDWMFDHPDYTAEYDNWKIVELYKEYFDYVRGAAQSGLFQILGHLDLIKVFGYRPKKDIVEIVTPTLEVIAAEDIVIEINTNGMNKPAQEFYPSREILEKAYELGIKVTMSSDAHKAERIGENLSAVKDILLDIGYTEIATFENKKRKMVKL
- a CDS encoding secondary thiamine-phosphate synthase enzyme YjbQ, yielding MFRELDIKTTKRGELIDITRKVEEVVSQSAVKKGTCLVFIPHTTAAVTINENADPTVKRDILHKLDQLIPWKDNYQHLEGNSAAHLKASLFGNSEQIIIKGGRLLLGTWQGIYFAEFDGPRRRKVQVKIVTSDE
- a CDS encoding four helix bundle protein, coding for MNSVAYKDNFKNLKLWQEAHKLVLEIYQITADFPKEERYGLTDQFRRAVVSIPNNIVEGKGRKTNKELLKFAYISRGSLEEVKYLLILSKDLGYIEDKSYNHLFKQTNLIGKLLNGFINAFK
- a CDS encoding flagellar protein FlgN translates to MLKSERDKIKELEKEVDLYKELLTLTEEENKLLKEDDLDNLEEIKLKKREIRDKIEKIELKFNISKGDKIKLMVKSNSEKLAKIKPLVNEIYQLEKENQVVRR
- a CDS encoding flagellar protein FlaG: MKISESSNIRSAVSINSNQSQKVEQLNNQEVKEEFQAQNNKQSKENVENSLKELNDAVQAVHKDLKFELHDESERMMVKVMDLDKHKVIKELPPEEVLDMVGKIKEMVGLIIDEKI
- a CDS encoding flagellar protein FlgN, yielding MIDKQIIDRVIKIYKNELTYYQNLLSLSQKQQKLIKNSDLEELERILSSKEQVMSKIDDLELKLKPYKNACIKALDLDDKRWISQLLETELFDLELEDTINSIKTLIKELNDLDKQNQKLMADKKNELMKEIGKIRKGSKVNKSYNSKQARIHSTFIDNKS
- the pseF gene encoding pseudaminic acid cytidylyltransferase is translated as MNRIIAIIPARSGSKGLKDKNIKELNKKPMIAYTIEAAKKSGIFKDIIVSTDSREYAEIAIKYGADAPFLRSKELSNDAASSIDVIIDVLSEMKKLGKEYNYFMLLQPTSPLRTSQNIKEAYELLVEKEANAVVSVCETEHSPLLANTLDENLSLDNFLDEAKNMRRQDLTFFYRVNGAIYISKVRYFLKFKDFYKEKSFAYIMDKRESIDIDNYIDFKLAEVLLKEKKAF
- the neuC gene encoding UDP-N-acetylglucosamine 2-epimerase, with product MIEKKVCVVTGTRAEYGILKPLIKRLKNSEFLQLQIIATGMHLSPEFGLTYKQIEADDFEIDEKLEILISSDTPVGVSKSMGLALISFSEAYERLNPDMVVILGDRYETFAAMSAATVANIPIAHLHGGEITEGAFDESFRHSMSKMSYLHFTSTEEYRKRVIQLGESPKRVFNVGAMGVENTLNLELLSKSEIEEKLEIDLGEKYSVIVFHPVTLENNTAENQIKELLEALEEKKELIKVFIKGNSDTSGRIINKEIDKYVKNDNKSYSFKSLALEYYLSLMKNSKVLIGNSSSGIIEAPSLKIPTLNIGDRQKGRIKAESVIDCIPEKKEILKSLEIIDREEFKSKLKNLNNPYGQGNTSKKIIKILENILLSQNIDLKKKFYDIEFEV
- the neuB gene encoding N-acetylneuraminate synthase — encoded protein: MKTFIIAEAGVNHNGNLDLAKRLIDEAIWAGADAIKFQSFKAEKLVSKSLEKADYQKDTTSKDETQYEMIKKLELDYDEYEILRDYCKEKDILFMSSAFDLESIELLDGLGMKIWKIPSGEITNLPYLRRIGQLNNKVIISTGMANLSEIEVALKVLREAGSKDITVLHCNTEYPTPMEDVNLKAMNTIKEAFKVKVGYSDHTLGIEVSIAAVAMGAEVVEKHFTLDRTMEGPDHRASLEPDELKSMVEAIRNIEKALGSGVKKPSKSEMKNKAIVRKSIVASRDIKEGDVFNEENLAIKRPGNGISPMRWGEIVGKIAKRSFKKDELIKL
- a CDS encoding acetyltransferase, with product MMKAKKKIIIIGSGGHAKVIADIILKRKEELKEDIELKGFLDDKYNDDNELKIFDIPVIGKVDKIKDISKEDIYFIIGIGNNEIREKISKSYKVNYFTAIHPKATIANKAKIKEGSVVMANAVINSYTEIGKHCIINTGSIIEHDNIIEDFVHISPNVTLAGGVKVGQGSWIGIGASVIEGIKIGSRTMIGAGSVVIKDIEDNKKAFGVPCKER